A region of Candidatus Leptovillus gracilis DNA encodes the following proteins:
- a CDS encoding molybdopterin biosynthesis protein, producing the protein MKRHVYLEDIPLAEAREVLQSALTEAGLWRPFPAEMISVSEANGRITATAVWAKLSAPHYHASAMDGYAVRAQDTAGAMETTPLRLTLVDNPEAAERAHRPAQAVNTGHPLPFWANAVVMIEHAQSVADAAAGPAIEIRAALPPWQHVRPMGEDMVATELVLPANHKLRPVDLGALAGSGHATVTVYQRPSVAIIPTGSELVAVETAAAYPLTPGQIIEYNSLVLAAQVSDWGGLPTRWPIVKDEFAAIKTAVQQAAQTHDLILLNAGSSAGSEDYTAHVVAELGQLLFHGVAVRPGHPVIFGLISPNPQSQIPNSQSPIPIIGVPGYPVSAALTGEIFVEPLLARWQGQPAYEPPTIAATLTRKLNSPTGDDDFVRVAVGKVGDRVMATPMSRGAGVITSLVRADGLLHVPRFSEGLPAGADVTVHLYRTERDIARTLVAIGSHDLTLDLLAQFLAEKGAGLRLSSANVGSLGGLMALRRGEAHFGGCHLLDPDSGVYNESYVRRYLPGQEMVLLTLVEREQGWMVAPGNPCGLADWADVARGDLHMVNRQRGAGTRVLLDYELGRRGIQPADVPGYEREEYTHLAVAAAIASGTADTGLGIRAAARALQLDFVPLAHERYDLVMTQAAHESDLLQPLLALLADEGFRTAVAALPGYDITAMGQTRRISP; encoded by the coding sequence ATGAAGCGACATGTTTACCTGGAAGATATTCCGCTGGCCGAAGCCAGGGAAGTATTGCAGTCGGCGCTGACTGAAGCTGGTCTGTGGCGGCCGTTTCCCGCTGAAATGATCTCTGTGTCGGAGGCCAACGGCCGTATCACCGCCACCGCCGTTTGGGCCAAACTATCCGCGCCCCACTACCACGCCAGCGCCATGGATGGTTACGCCGTGCGCGCCCAGGACACGGCCGGCGCCATGGAAACCACTCCGCTGCGCCTGACCCTGGTGGACAACCCGGAAGCGGCCGAACGCGCCCACCGCCCGGCGCAAGCTGTCAACACCGGTCACCCGCTGCCCTTCTGGGCCAACGCCGTCGTCATGATCGAACATGCCCAATCGGTCGCCGACGCCGCCGCCGGACCGGCCATCGAAATCCGCGCCGCCTTGCCGCCCTGGCAGCATGTCCGCCCCATGGGCGAAGACATGGTTGCCACCGAGCTGGTGCTGCCGGCCAACCACAAGCTGCGCCCGGTGGATTTGGGCGCGTTGGCCGGGTCCGGCCATGCCACGGTGACTGTTTACCAACGGCCGTCTGTCGCCATCATCCCCACCGGTTCAGAACTGGTGGCCGTGGAAACGGCCGCTGCTTACCCCCTCACCCCCGGCCAGATCATCGAATACAACAGCCTGGTGTTGGCCGCCCAGGTGAGCGACTGGGGTGGGCTGCCCACCCGTTGGCCCATTGTCAAAGATGAATTTGCTGCCATTAAAACGGCCGTGCAGCAAGCCGCCCAAACCCACGACCTCATCCTACTCAACGCCGGCTCCTCGGCCGGCAGCGAAGATTACACCGCCCACGTCGTCGCCGAATTGGGTCAACTCCTCTTCCACGGCGTCGCCGTCCGCCCTGGCCACCCGGTCATCTTCGGCCTCATCAGTCCAAATCCCCAATCCCAAATCCCAAATTCCCAATCCCCAATCCCCATCATCGGCGTGCCAGGTTATCCCGTCAGCGCCGCGCTCACCGGCGAAATTTTTGTCGAGCCGCTGTTGGCCCGCTGGCAGGGCCAACCGGCCTACGAACCGCCGACCATCGCCGCCACCCTGACGCGCAAGCTCAATTCGCCCACCGGCGATGACGACTTTGTGCGCGTGGCCGTTGGCAAAGTGGGCGACCGGGTGATGGCAACCCCGATGAGCCGCGGCGCCGGCGTCATCACCTCGCTGGTGCGGGCCGATGGGCTGCTGCATGTGCCCCGTTTCAGCGAAGGGCTGCCCGCCGGGGCCGACGTCACCGTCCACCTTTACCGCACAGAGCGCGACATCGCTCGCACGTTGGTCGCCATCGGCAGCCACGACCTGACGCTGGATTTGTTGGCACAATTTCTGGCCGAAAAAGGGGCCGGGCTGCGGCTTTCATCGGCTAACGTGGGCAGTTTGGGCGGGCTGATGGCCCTGCGGCGCGGCGAAGCCCACTTTGGCGGCTGCCATCTGCTGGACCCCGACAGCGGCGTTTACAATGAAAGCTACGTGCGCCGTTATCTACCGGGCCAGGAAATGGTTTTGCTGACGCTGGTGGAGCGGGAGCAGGGTTGGATGGTAGCGCCGGGCAATCCGTGCGGCCTGGCCGATTGGGCCGACGTGGCGCGCGGTGATCTGCACATGGTGAACCGGCAGCGTGGCGCGGGCACGCGGGTGCTGCTAGATTATGAATTGGGACGGCGCGGCATCCAACCGGCTGATGTGCCGGGTTATGAGCGTGAGGAATATACCCATCTGGCCGTGGCAGCGGCTATTGCTTCGGGCACGGCCGATACCGGGCTGGGCATACGGGCGGCGGCGCGGGCGTTGCAGTTGGATTTTGTGCCGCTGGCCCACGAACGGTATGATCTGGTGATGACACAGGCGGCGCATGAGAGCGATCTGCTGCAACCGCTGCTGGCTTTGCTGGCTGACGAGGGATTCAGAACGGCCGTTGCCGCCCTCCCCGGTTACGACATCACGGCAATGGGACAGACACGGAGGATCAGCCCATGA
- a CDS encoding F0F1 ATP synthase subunit A produces the protein MVQYFGFKYLGGRGYLSKFFPFIGKGWGQQVAKNPIKAIDPAVGILELISEVSKIISFAFRLLGNIFAGMVLLFVMAYLLPVINVVFFGLEFFVGLIQALVFALLMLIFMVSATEGHHGDEEHH, from the coding sequence ATGGTTCAATATTTTGGTTTCAAATATCTAGGCGGGCGCGGCTATCTTTCTAAATTCTTCCCCTTTATTGGTAAGGGGTGGGGTCAGCAGGTGGCTAAGAACCCCATCAAGGCAATTGATCCAGCCGTGGGCATCCTTGAGTTGATCAGCGAGGTTTCCAAAATTATCTCGTTTGCCTTCCGTCTTTTGGGTAATATTTTTGCCGGTATGGTGCTGCTGTTTGTGATGGCTTACCTGCTGCCGGTGATTAACGTGGTCTTCTTTGGCCTCGAGTTTTTCGTGGGTCTGATTCAGGCGCTTGTTTTTGCGCTGTTAATGTTGATTTTCATGGTGAGCGCTACTGAGGGTCATCATGGCGATGAAGAGCATCACTAA
- the atpE gene encoding ATP synthase F0 subunit C, translating into MDELAALALANGLKAIGAGLAMTGAIGAGAGIGILVNGAVQGIARNPDASGNIQTNMILGIAFAEAVAIYALVVALIILFVV; encoded by the coding sequence ATGGATGAACTAGCTGCTTTGGCATTGGCGAACGGTTTGAAGGCAATTGGCGCAGGTTTGGCCATGACGGGTGCGATTGGCGCTGGCGCTGGTATTGGTATTCTGGTGAATGGTGCGGTGCAAGGTATTGCCCGTAATCCTGATGCCAGTGGTAATATCCAGACGAACATGATCTTGGGTATCGCCTTCGCCGAAGCCGTTGCTATTTATGCGTTGGTTGTAGCTCTCATCATTCTGTTCGTGGTTTAG
- a CDS encoding tyrosine-type recombinase/integrase, whose product MPGYMVQSLKEYQEITHAMRGLIFITATGNPISQRNLSRHFYVSLDKTSLPRIRFHDLRHTAAALLLKKNVHPKIVQEMLGHSSITLTMDTYSHVMPSMQQEATDKMDGLFKS is encoded by the coding sequence ATGCCCGGTTATATGGTTCAATCATTGAAGGAATACCAGGAAATCACGCACGCGATGCGCGGGCTAATCTTTATCACCGCAACCGGCAATCCTATCTCGCAGCGGAATTTAAGCCGCCATTTTTACGTCTCGCTTGATAAGACCAGCTTACCCCGAATTCGTTTCCATGACCTTCGCCATACGGCCGCTGCGTTATTGCTCAAGAAAAATGTCCATCCAAAAATCGTGCAAGAAATGCTGGGGCATAGTAGTATTACCCTCACGATGGATACGTACAGCCATGTCATGCCGAGTATGCAGCAAGAGGCTACAGACAAAATGGATGGTCTGTTTAAGTCGTAA
- a CDS encoding F0F1 ATP synthase subunit A gives MMLIFGSFVAFPDRCAPLFKLPGEVYPGTEGIPVLGGITNTFVSTVVAWIVVAILAFSLKARSRTADEIPTGFYNFFEMIIEAAYNFAEGIAGPKVKNFFPWFMTFILIILTTNWMGLIPGWDSIGFYEWKPHKAALDAEKEAKAKGLAFTEEDFHDVEHAADEANLGDLRVSPFFLIRADANAQEDASIEQESQGRESWPKSRGSRLDHCAAAATWGHRPELYTGFCPGSYGDGSIFWFQISRRARLSF, from the coding sequence TTGATGCTTATTTTCGGATCGTTTGTGGCTTTCCCAGACCGGTGCGCCCCTTTATTCAAGTTGCCCGGTGAAGTGTATCCGGGCACTGAGGGAATACCTGTTCTGGGTGGCATCACCAACACATTTGTGTCTACGGTGGTGGCCTGGATCGTGGTGGCGATATTGGCCTTTTCCCTGAAAGCGCGCTCGCGCACGGCCGATGAAATCCCTACCGGTTTCTACAACTTCTTTGAGATGATCATTGAAGCTGCTTATAATTTTGCTGAGGGCATTGCCGGACCCAAGGTGAAGAATTTCTTCCCCTGGTTTATGACCTTCATATTGATTATCCTTACGACCAACTGGATGGGCCTGATTCCTGGTTGGGACAGCATTGGTTTTTATGAATGGAAGCCTCACAAAGCGGCTCTTGATGCTGAAAAAGAGGCAAAAGCCAAGGGGCTGGCGTTTACCGAAGAAGATTTCCACGATGTTGAACATGCGGCGGATGAAGCCAACCTTGGTGACTTACGGGTTTCCCCCTTCTTTTTGATCCGCGCCGATGCCAATGCCCAGGAAGATGCCAGCATTGAACAGGAGAGCCAAGGACGCGAAAGTTGGCCGAAATCCCGAGGCAGCCGATTGGACCATTGTGCCGCTGCTGCGACCTGGGGCCACAGACCTGAACTTTACACTGGCTTTTGCCCTGGTAGCTATGGTGATGGTTCAATATTTTGGTTTCAAATATCTAGGCGGGCGCGGCTATCTTTCTAA
- the atpF gene encoding F0F1 ATP synthase subunit B produces MEALGINIGYLIMQILGITVLLLLLKGVAFGPILRVLDERKARIAKGLEDARQAAIARDNADAEAKKILDAARAEASKIRSDAAVQAEETGAGILAKANEDARSVVAAAREDAEEERNRILADLRGQVAAIAIAAANKIVGASLDDARQRALIADFFAKVPASVSSLSGDKAVITSALPLTDEEKKHAKAALNVSDVTFQVNPGILGGLIIRVGDQVVDDSVAGQMGALRDSLK; encoded by the coding sequence ATGGAAGCATTAGGCATAAATATTGGTTATCTCATCATGCAGATTTTGGGCATTACTGTCCTGCTGCTGTTGTTGAAAGGCGTCGCTTTTGGCCCTATTTTGCGAGTCTTGGATGAGCGCAAGGCGCGTATAGCGAAGGGTCTTGAAGATGCGCGGCAGGCGGCGATTGCCCGCGACAATGCGGACGCCGAAGCGAAGAAAATTTTGGATGCGGCGCGGGCTGAGGCGTCTAAGATTCGGTCGGATGCGGCCGTGCAGGCGGAGGAGACTGGCGCTGGCATTTTGGCTAAAGCCAATGAAGACGCCAGATCGGTTGTGGCTGCTGCCCGCGAAGATGCTGAGGAAGAACGGAACCGTATTTTGGCTGACCTGCGTGGTCAGGTTGCGGCCATTGCGATTGCCGCGGCCAACAAAATCGTTGGCGCTTCTTTGGACGATGCGCGTCAGCGGGCGCTCATTGCCGATTTCTTCGCCAAAGTACCGGCGAGTGTTTCATCTCTCAGCGGCGATAAAGCGGTGATTACCAGCGCTTTGCCCTTGACGGATGAGGAAAAGAAACACGCGAAAGCGGCTTTGAATGTCTCTGACGTGACGTTTCAGGTAAATCCTGGCATTCTGGGCGGCTTGATCATTCGTGTGGGTGATCAGGTTGTTGATGACAGTGTTGCCGGGCAGATGGGCGCTTTGCGGGATTCACTGAAGTAG
- a CDS encoding NADH-quinone oxidoreductase subunit N produces the protein MSSTLTLDWVLVLIPEISLVILLAAILFYDRSLTPANRRNVGLFAAWGSFAVLLVTLGLWLLFNVPDNQQSLSASSLVWGGMIWNDLITLVFRVIFLSALIVTSLVSVDVERLQRGEFYALLIAATIGFSLMAASADLIMLYIALETASISSYVLAGFITEDEQSSEAGMKYFVYGAVATGIMLYGMSLLHGIFSSIGIPSTNIYQMGLVLANAGTIPPEANGVILLSAAMIIVGFGFKISAVPFHFWTPDVYNGAPTSFTAFVSTASKAAGFAIFLRVLTAGAFGAPSQASLWWALLISMCVITMTLGNFAAIYQNDIKRLLAYSSIAQAGYVLIGLVAFTPDGSGAAMFYLLMYVFTNIAAFGVIILINNVSGTNDLRDLYGLNRRSPYLALVMLFALLSLGGIPPTAGFIGKFFVFKAAVDAGYWWLALLGILNAFVALYYYLSIVKYMYLYRSDHEDVPIPVSRAAQIGLAVSVFLIIFLGVYAGPAFDWTREAANAFFTLTG, from the coding sequence GTGAGCTCGACTCTCACCCTTGATTGGGTTCTGGTACTTATACCCGAAATAAGCCTGGTTATCTTGTTAGCGGCCATCCTCTTTTATGATCGCTCCCTGACGCCGGCAAACCGACGCAATGTTGGGCTTTTTGCCGCCTGGGGTTCTTTTGCCGTTTTGTTGGTGACATTGGGCCTATGGCTTTTGTTTAACGTCCCCGACAATCAGCAATCTCTATCTGCGAGCAGCCTGGTTTGGGGCGGCATGATCTGGAATGACCTCATTACGCTAGTTTTTCGGGTCATCTTCTTGTCGGCGCTCATTGTCACCAGCCTGGTCAGTGTGGACGTAGAGAGATTACAGCGTGGAGAGTTTTATGCGCTGCTCATTGCCGCCACCATTGGCTTTAGCCTGATGGCCGCTTCGGCCGACCTGATCATGCTGTATATCGCTCTGGAGACGGCCAGTATTTCATCCTATGTGTTGGCCGGTTTCATTACGGAAGATGAACAATCGTCCGAAGCGGGTATGAAGTATTTTGTTTATGGCGCAGTAGCCACTGGCATCATGTTGTATGGCATGAGTCTGCTGCATGGAATTTTTAGCAGCATTGGCATTCCTTCCACCAACATTTACCAGATGGGCCTGGTTTTAGCCAACGCTGGCACGATTCCTCCAGAAGCCAACGGCGTCATCCTGTTGTCCGCCGCCATGATTATCGTGGGCTTTGGTTTCAAGATTTCGGCCGTTCCCTTCCATTTTTGGACCCCCGACGTGTACAACGGCGCGCCAACCAGTTTTACCGCTTTTGTTTCCACAGCTTCCAAAGCGGCCGGTTTTGCCATCTTTTTGCGCGTCCTGACAGCCGGAGCTTTTGGTGCGCCAAGTCAGGCATCGTTGTGGTGGGCGCTGCTCATCTCCATGTGTGTCATCACCATGACGTTGGGCAACTTTGCCGCCATCTACCAAAACGATATCAAGCGCCTGCTGGCTTACTCCAGCATTGCCCAGGCTGGTTATGTGCTGATTGGCCTGGTGGCCTTTACGCCTGATGGCTCCGGCGCGGCCATGTTCTACCTGTTGATGTATGTCTTCACCAATATCGCCGCCTTTGGCGTCATCATCTTAATCAATAACGTCTCCGGCACGAACGATTTGCGTGATTTGTATGGCTTGAACCGTCGTTCCCCTTATCTGGCGCTGGTCATGTTGTTTGCGCTGCTATCGTTGGGTGGCATTCCACCGACGGCCGGTTTTATTGGCAAGTTCTTTGTGTTTAAAGCGGCCGTTGATGCCGGTTACTGGTGGTTGGCTTTATTGGGCATTCTTAATGCGTTTGTGGCCCTCTATTACTACCTTTCCATCGTCAAATACATGTATTTGTACCGCTCCGACCATGAGGACGTACCCATTCCGGTGTCCAGGGCCGCACAAATTGGTCTGGCCGTATCCGTCTTTTTAATCATTTTCCTGGGCGTTTACGCGGGTCCTGCTTTTGATTGGACACGCGAAGCGGCCAACGCCTTTTTTACCTTAACCGGTTAA
- a CDS encoding SDR family oxidoreductase — protein MTKSIVITGVSSGIGYATAAQLVGYGYNVYGSVRQQADGDRVQSELGQRFTPLLFDVTDHAGVETAVSLVQSRLNGQNLAGLVNNAGISTLGPLMHMPLADFRYQFEVNLFGLLDVTQQFLPLLGARPNAPEPRGRIVNVSSVSGQIAYPFFGAYAASKHALEGLSDALRRELILYGIDVVVVEPGTTSTPIIEKASEGAGQYAATPYGEIIAQMQAGSVAERRESAIPVEKVSDVIVKALEMEHPKTRYAIPRKKLSGWLVPRWLPDRWLDRVVASKLGLHRQD, from the coding sequence ATGACCAAATCTATTGTGATTACCGGCGTTTCCAGCGGCATCGGCTACGCCACCGCGGCCCAGTTAGTGGGCTATGGCTACAACGTCTATGGCAGCGTGCGTCAACAGGCGGACGGCGACCGGGTGCAGTCGGAATTAGGTCAGCGGTTCACACCGCTGTTATTTGACGTGACGGACCATGCGGGAGTGGAAACGGCCGTTTCCCTGGTTCAATCACGTCTGAATGGGCAAAACCTGGCCGGGTTGGTTAACAACGCCGGCATCTCCACCCTCGGCCCGCTGATGCACATGCCCCTGGCCGATTTTCGCTATCAGTTTGAGGTAAATCTGTTTGGCCTGCTGGATGTGACCCAACAATTTCTGCCGCTGTTGGGCGCACGCCCGAACGCGCCGGAGCCGCGCGGCCGCATCGTCAATGTCAGTTCGGTCAGCGGGCAAATTGCCTACCCCTTTTTTGGCGCGTATGCCGCTTCCAAACACGCCCTGGAAGGGCTGTCCGACGCGCTGCGCCGCGAGCTGATTTTGTATGGCATTGATGTTGTTGTGGTGGAGCCGGGCACAACCAGCACGCCGATCATCGAAAAGGCCAGCGAGGGCGCGGGGCAGTATGCCGCCACCCCCTATGGCGAGATTATCGCCCAGATGCAGGCAGGCTCAGTCGCCGAACGGCGCGAATCGGCCATTCCGGTGGAAAAGGTAAGCGATGTGATTGTGAAGGCGTTGGAAATGGAGCACCCCAAAACGCGCTATGCCATCCCACGTAAAAAATTGTCGGGCTGGCTTGTTCCCCGCTGGCTGCCGGACCGCTGGTTGGACCGGGTGGTGGCCTCTAAACTGGGC
- a CDS encoding NADH-quinone oxidoreductase subunit M produces MDFPFLSVIALSPIVAAVIILMMPKERGENSRMLALATMILGLILSLYVYIAYYQNLPDAQARWADTLMFLEEYQWIPAINIGYIVGVDGLSATLVLLTSIVGLGGVLISWSIEDRPREFFAFFMLLVAGVHGVFVAVDAFLLFFFYELAVLPMYVMIVIWGWKERREYAAMKLTLYLLIGSFISFIAFLVLYFNLPAAGVEPTFDLRVWSEVNFPFDMQRIWFMPLFLGFAILAGLFPFHNWSPDGHVAAPTAVSMIHAGVLMKLGAYASMRVGIQILPEGTIYWMPFVILLTLINVLYGSFIAMRQRDMKYLIGYSSVSHMGLVSMGFATMTLVGFTGAGIQMVSHGVMTALFFSVVGMIYDRAHTRSMDDLSGMRQALPWLVVPFIIGGLVSMGMPGLSGFIAEFPIFMGVWQGSSLPATPAFLNLVPANYYQIVAVLSILGVIITAAYILRAVNTVFLANTIAKNGTICARF; encoded by the coding sequence ATGGATTTCCCATTTTTATCAGTCATTGCCCTATCGCCGATAGTAGCAGCCGTCATCATCTTAATGATGCCCAAAGAGCGGGGCGAAAATTCCCGGATGCTGGCTCTGGCCACCATGATCTTGGGGCTGATACTGTCTCTATATGTGTATATCGCCTATTACCAAAATCTGCCGGATGCGCAGGCGCGCTGGGCCGATACGCTGATGTTTCTGGAGGAATACCAATGGATTCCGGCCATCAATATCGGCTATATCGTCGGTGTGGATGGTCTGAGCGCGACATTGGTGTTGTTGACCTCTATTGTGGGGTTGGGCGGTGTCTTAATCTCCTGGAGCATTGAGGACCGGCCGCGTGAGTTTTTTGCCTTCTTCATGCTGCTGGTGGCCGGTGTTCATGGCGTGTTTGTTGCGGTAGATGCCTTCTTGTTGTTCTTCTTCTACGAATTGGCCGTGCTGCCCATGTACGTCATGATCGTCATCTGGGGCTGGAAGGAACGACGCGAATACGCTGCCATGAAGCTGACGCTGTACCTGCTCATCGGCAGCTTTATCTCGTTCATCGCCTTCCTGGTTTTGTACTTTAATTTGCCGGCGGCCGGCGTAGAACCGACCTTTGATTTACGGGTCTGGTCGGAGGTGAACTTCCCCTTTGACATGCAGCGCATCTGGTTTATGCCTTTGTTTTTGGGCTTTGCCATTTTGGCCGGTTTGTTCCCCTTCCATAACTGGTCACCGGATGGTCATGTGGCGGCGCCCACGGCCGTTTCCATGATTCACGCCGGTGTTCTGATGAAACTGGGGGCCTATGCCTCCATGCGCGTTGGCATCCAGATTCTGCCCGAAGGCACCATCTATTGGATGCCCTTTGTCATCTTGCTCACGTTGATCAACGTCTTGTACGGCTCCTTCATCGCCATGCGCCAGCGCGACATGAAGTATCTCATTGGCTACTCCAGCGTCAGCCACATGGGGTTAGTCTCCATGGGCTTTGCCACCATGACCCTGGTCGGCTTCACCGGGGCCGGTATTCAAATGGTCAGTCACGGCGTCATGACTGCCCTCTTCTTCTCTGTCGTCGGCATGATTTATGATCGCGCCCATACCCGCAGCATGGACGACCTCAGCGGGATGCGCCAGGCTTTGCCCTGGTTGGTGGTTCCCTTTATCATCGGCGGTCTGGTCTCCATGGGTATGCCCGGACTATCCGGCTTCATCGCTGAATTCCCCATCTTTATGGGCGTCTGGCAAGGCAGCAGCCTGCCGGCGACACCCGCCTTCCTCAACCTGGTTCCGGCCAACTACTACCAGATTGTGGCTGTCCTCAGCATTCTGGGCGTCATCATTACGGCCGCCTACATTTTGCGGGCCGTTAACACCGTCTTTTTGGCGAATACCATAGCGAAAAATGGCACGATATGCGCCCGATTTTAG
- a CDS encoding IS1 family transposase — translation MPPAYRHCHTFSDFWETYQQVFGLLGQNHQSVGKETGETAHVERWNNTLRQRLARFVRKTLSFSKSDEYHEIALRLFIHEYNSAVIS, via the coding sequence ATTCCCCCGGCCTATCGTCATTGCCACACCTTTAGCGACTTCTGGGAGACCTATCAGCAGGTCTTTGGTCTGTTAGGCCAGAACCACCAATCAGTGGGCAAAGAAACAGGTGAAACTGCCCATGTGGAGAGGTGGAACAATACCTTACGGCAGCGACTGGCCCGTTTTGTTCGCAAGACCTTGTCCTTTTCTAAGTCCGACGAGTATCACGAAATTGCTCTCAGGCTATTTATTCATGAGTATAATTCAGCGGTTATCAGTTAA
- a CDS encoding NADH-quinone oxidoreductase subunit M codes for MDFIQDNLLSLVIFFPLLAATVIFLLPGDAKRTVRWLALIFSLVPLALVLIMWFNYDRVDAGIQFETIAPWFTAIGANYHIGIDGISLVMILLTTILTPLSILASFQIEENPRMFMFLFLIMEAAMLGLFSALDLLLFFVFWEFGLVPMYFLIKIWGGKDREYASFKFFVYTMAGSLGLLLSIQIIGLSMGTFDIPQLMDKWVNLQAGGILPNVNLPVDAVKAIAYWAFVIAFALKVPVFPFHTWLPDAHTQAPTAGSMILAGVMLKLGAYGFLRLVVPFFPEQANLTAGILATFGMLSIVMGGYAAFGQWDFKRLVAYSSINHMGFVVLGIAVYAYAYGRAQSFADPGTTTDAIMATSGAVLQMFNHGLSAAGMFFMVGVIYERAHTRDLKAFGGLWSIMPMFGAILIFTSMASLGLPGLNGFVGEFMIVRGSWNIFTVQVAISMLGLFMTGAYILKGIGETLHGPIKEEWRGLKDMTFREHAVIWPLMALMLSLGIWPQWLLVFINDTVTKLFS; via the coding sequence ATGGACTTTATTCAAGACAATCTCCTGAGCCTGGTCATTTTCTTCCCGCTGCTGGCGGCCACAGTCATCTTTTTGCTGCCCGGCGACGCGAAGCGAACCGTTCGTTGGCTGGCGCTGATTTTCAGCCTGGTTCCCCTGGCTCTCGTATTGATCATGTGGTTCAACTACGATCGGGTAGATGCCGGTATCCAGTTTGAGACGATTGCGCCCTGGTTTACAGCCATTGGCGCCAATTATCATATTGGCATAGATGGCATTAGTCTGGTTATGATCTTGTTGACCACCATTCTGACACCCCTTTCGATTCTGGCTTCTTTTCAGATCGAAGAGAACCCGCGCATGTTTATGTTCCTGTTTCTAATTATGGAAGCGGCGATGCTGGGTTTGTTCTCTGCTCTGGACTTGCTCCTATTCTTTGTGTTCTGGGAGTTTGGCCTGGTTCCCATGTATTTTCTCATTAAGATTTGGGGTGGGAAGGACCGTGAATACGCTTCCTTCAAATTCTTTGTCTACACCATGGCCGGAAGTTTGGGCTTGTTGCTTTCTATCCAGATTATCGGTCTTTCAATGGGGACGTTTGACATTCCCCAACTCATGGATAAATGGGTGAATTTACAAGCTGGCGGCATTTTGCCCAACGTCAATTTGCCAGTTGATGCCGTTAAAGCGATTGCTTACTGGGCATTTGTGATTGCCTTTGCCCTGAAAGTGCCGGTTTTTCCATTCCACACCTGGCTGCCAGATGCCCATACTCAGGCCCCCACCGCCGGTTCTATGATTTTGGCTGGGGTTATGCTGAAACTGGGCGCGTATGGCTTCTTGCGTTTGGTTGTGCCTTTCTTCCCGGAACAGGCTAATCTGACGGCCGGTATTCTGGCGACGTTTGGCATGTTGAGCATTGTGATGGGTGGCTATGCGGCGTTTGGTCAGTGGGACTTTAAACGATTGGTGGCCTACTCGTCTATTAACCACATGGGTTTTGTGGTATTGGGCATTGCTGTGTATGCCTATGCTTACGGCCGTGCCCAATCCTTCGCCGATCCCGGCACAACCACCGACGCCATCATGGCCACCAGCGGTGCGGTTTTGCAAATGTTCAATCATGGCCTGTCGGCGGCCGGCATGTTCTTCATGGTCGGCGTCATCTACGAACGCGCCCATACCCGCGATTTAAAGGCGTTTGGCGGTTTGTGGTCTATTATGCCGATGTTTGGCGCGATTCTTATCTTCACCAGCATGGCTTCCCTGGGTTTACCCGGTCTGAATGGCTTTGTCGGCGAATTTATGATCGTGCGCGGCAGTTGGAATATCTTCACCGTGCAAGTTGCTATCTCCATGCTCGGCCTGTTTATGACCGGCGCCTACATCCTCAAGGGCATCGGCGAAACGCTGCATGGCCCCATCAAAGAAGAATGGCGCGGTCTGAAAGATATGACTTTCCGCGAACACGCGGTGATCTGGCCGTTGATGGCCCTGATGTTGTCATTGGGAATTTGGCCGCAGTGGTTGTTGGTCTTTATCAACGACACCGTCACCAAGCTATTTAGTTGA